The Methylobacterium currus genome contains a region encoding:
- a CDS encoding phosphopentomutase, translated as MSRALLIVLDSVGIGGAPDADAFGDAGADTLGHIAEACTDGRGDRAGLRAGRLRLPHLAGLGLGLAARGASGRMPPGLAPSGPVEGAWGHAVESAQGKDTVSGHWEIVGVPVDFAWGRFPATRPAFPAELTRALIEQGGLPGILGDCHASGTAIIEELGAEHVRTGKPICYTSVDSVFQIAAHEEAFGLDRLYALCTIARRLCDPYRIGRVIARPFTGDQASGFTRTAHRRDDAVPPPADTLLDRLNAAGRPVVSVGKIGDIFAHRATGREIKPGGNDACLTAALDALAGLPDGGLVFANLVEFDTEYGHRRDVPGYAAALERFDARVPEIRAALKPGDLCLVTADHGNDPTWTGTDHTREQVPVIVFGPEVAPASLGRIGFAEIGRMVARHLGVAEAERLA; from the coding sequence ATGAGCCGGGCGCTCCTCATCGTCCTCGATTCGGTCGGCATCGGCGGCGCCCCGGACGCGGATGCATTCGGCGATGCCGGCGCCGACACGCTCGGCCACATCGCCGAGGCCTGCACTGACGGGCGCGGCGACCGGGCGGGCTTGCGCGCCGGCCGGTTACGCCTGCCGCACCTCGCCGGCCTCGGCCTCGGCCTCGCCGCGCGAGGTGCCAGCGGACGGATGCCGCCCGGCCTCGCCCCTTCCGGCCCCGTCGAAGGCGCGTGGGGCCACGCGGTCGAGAGCGCGCAGGGCAAGGATACGGTGTCGGGCCATTGGGAAATCGTCGGCGTGCCGGTGGACTTTGCCTGGGGCCGCTTCCCGGCGACGCGGCCGGCTTTTCCGGCCGAGCTGACCAGGGCCCTGATCGAACAGGGCGGGCTGCCGGGCATTCTCGGGGATTGCCACGCCTCCGGCACCGCGATCATCGAGGAGCTGGGCGCGGAGCACGTCCGGACGGGGAAGCCGATCTGCTACACCTCCGTCGACAGCGTGTTCCAGATCGCCGCCCACGAGGAGGCATTCGGGCTCGACCGGCTCTATGCCCTCTGCACCATCGCCCGCCGTCTCTGCGATCCCTACCGCATCGGCCGGGTCATCGCCCGGCCGTTCACCGGCGACCAGGCCTCGGGTTTCACCCGCACCGCCCACCGGCGCGACGATGCGGTGCCGCCGCCCGCCGACACGCTCCTCGACCGCCTGAATGCCGCCGGCCGGCCGGTGGTGAGCGTCGGCAAGATCGGCGACATCTTCGCCCATCGCGCGACCGGCCGCGAGATCAAGCCCGGCGGCAACGATGCCTGCCTCACCGCCGCCCTCGACGCCCTCGCCGGCCTGCCCGATGGCGGCCTCGTCTTCGCCAACCTCGTCGAGTTCGACACCGAGTACGGCCATCGCCGCGACGTGCCGGGCTATGCCGCGGCTTTGGAGCGCTTCGACGCGCGGGTGCCGGAGATCCGGGCAGCGCTGAAGCCCGGCGACCTCTGCCTCGTCACCGCCGATCACGGCAACGACCCGACCTGGACCGGCACCGACCACACCCGCGAGCAGGTGCCGGTGATCGTCTTCGGACCGGAGGTAGCCCCCGCATCCCTCGGCCGGATCGGCTTTGCTGAGATCGGCCGGATGGTGGCGCGCCATCTCGGCGTGGCGGAAGCGGAGCGGCTCGCGTAA
- a CDS encoding cytochrome P450, producing the protein MSLTAPDTRPGYAPPVPALAERVGWLRLLGAFRRNTLEAFPRACLDAPAVTIPLPGGRMVLLSTPAGARHVLLTATDDFVRLPAGRRVIGPIAGRGLVLADGEAWRHQRKVLAPAFTPRTLPLMLRFVARSAEESCCRLEAGLGAPADLRGEMQRVALDIATTSMFSLETGALGAEIRALVSGYLDRLGKPTVTDFLLPPGWPTPSSPRRALFRRRWLRLVGAVLEARRGQGAQGQGAWGAPRDLFDLLIEAHGDAPGGLLADEVGTLIVAGHETTASTLFWACTLLAREPGMQDALAAEATGLDLSEAGAAAALPSLRLAKAVAQETLRLYPPVYVIARRAARASVVEGTTIPAGSIVMIPTWVLHRNPRWWDRPEVFDPGRFLDRPEPDRFVYLPFGAGPRICIGAQLALAEATLVLARLARAFHLRLADDRPVLPVATTTVRPDHVPRFLLKRRAG; encoded by the coding sequence TTGTCCCTGACGGCTCCCGACACGCGGCCCGGTTACGCGCCGCCGGTGCCGGCCCTCGCCGAGCGGGTCGGCTGGCTCAGGCTCCTCGGCGCTTTTCGGCGCAACACTCTGGAGGCGTTTCCCCGCGCCTGCCTCGACGCGCCGGCGGTGACCATTCCGCTGCCCGGCGGCCGTATGGTGCTGCTCTCGACCCCGGCCGGGGCGCGCCACGTCCTGCTCACCGCCACCGACGACTTCGTGCGCCTACCCGCCGGCCGGCGGGTGATCGGGCCGATCGCCGGGCGCGGCCTCGTGCTCGCCGATGGCGAGGCCTGGCGTCACCAGCGAAAGGTGCTCGCCCCCGCCTTCACGCCCCGCACCCTGCCCCTGATGCTGCGTTTCGTCGCCCGCAGCGCGGAGGAATCCTGCTGCCGGCTGGAGGCCGGCCTCGGCGCGCCCGCGGATCTCCGGGGCGAGATGCAAAGGGTCGCCCTCGACATCGCCACCACCTCGATGTTCTCCCTGGAGACCGGGGCGCTCGGCGCCGAGATCCGGGCGCTGGTCTCCGGCTATCTCGACCGGCTGGGCAAGCCGACCGTGACCGATTTCCTGTTGCCGCCGGGCTGGCCGACCCCGTCGAGCCCGCGCCGAGCCCTGTTCCGCCGCCGGTGGCTCCGGCTGGTGGGGGCGGTGCTGGAGGCGCGGCGCGGGCAGGGGGCCCAAGGACAGGGGGCCTGGGGCGCGCCGCGCGACCTGTTCGACCTCCTGATCGAGGCTCATGGCGACGCGCCGGGCGGTCTGCTCGCCGACGAGGTCGGCACGCTGATCGTCGCCGGCCACGAGACCACCGCCTCGACCCTGTTCTGGGCCTGCACCCTGCTCGCCCGCGAGCCGGGCATGCAGGACGCGCTCGCCGCGGAAGCGACCGGGCTCGATCTGTCCGAGGCGGGCGCCGCCGCAGCGCTGCCGTCCTTGCGGCTGGCGAAGGCGGTGGCGCAGGAGACCTTGCGGCTCTATCCGCCGGTCTACGTCATCGCGCGGCGCGCCGCGCGGGCGAGCGTGGTCGAGGGCACCACGATCCCGGCCGGCAGCATCGTGATGATCCCGACCTGGGTGCTCCACCGCAACCCGCGCTGGTGGGACCGGCCGGAGGTGTTCGACCCCGGGCGCTTCCTCGACCGCCCGGAGCCCGACCGCTTCGTCTACCTGCCCTTCGGCGCCGGGCCGCGGATCTGCATCGGCGCGCAGCTCGCGCTCGCCGAGGCGACCCTGGTCCTCGCCCGGCTCGCCCGCGCGTTCCACCTGCGGCTTGCCGACGACCGGCCGGTCCTGCCGGTAGCGACCACCACGGTGCGGCCGGACCACGTGCCGCGCTTCCTTCTGAAGCGACGCGCGGGTTGA
- a CDS encoding efflux transporter outer membrane subunit: protein MKREPSPEAPSPLPIRPHGRATLPRRGGRVGGGAPHLAAATLLPLLLAGCLVGPDYARPTVETPPAFKEGGARPMPPRNWRPVRPLDEAERGDWWRVFRDPALDRLIRLIDVDNQNLRAQVAAYRQARALVQEARAQLFPTALGAPSISRASTGGVERTTLTLQGSATWELDLFGRIRRTIESDVAAAQASAADLASVRLALQTQLATAYYQLRYQESLQSLLERTAQAYQRSLDITQNQYNAGVAARSDVITAQTQLQTTQANAIAVGLQRANLEHAIATLIGRPPSEVSLARGALPMRPPAVPVSLPSDLLERRPDIALAERTVQSQSAQIGVAVAAFFPTVTLSASGGIAGDPARNFFAAANTFWSVAASGSQVLFDGGARTAALQAVEAAYDSAVANYRQTVLAAFQQVENGLAGQRILARQQAAQELAVQSSRRAVEIALNEYRAGTQNYTTVVTAQALELNNEVTALQVRLNRFTNAVSLIGAIGGGWDTRSLPSGEELKAFRPLPIDSGQAPRVDE from the coding sequence ATGAAGCGCGAGCCCTCACCGGAAGCGCCATCCCCTCTCCCGATCCGGCCTCACGGCCGGGCCACCCTCCCCCGAAGAGGGGGGAGGGTGGGTGGTGGCGCCCCGCATCTGGCGGCAGCGACCCTGCTTCCCCTTCTCCTCGCCGGCTGCCTCGTCGGGCCCGACTATGCCCGTCCCACCGTCGAGACGCCCCCCGCCTTCAAGGAGGGCGGCGCCCGGCCGATGCCGCCGCGCAACTGGCGGCCGGTGCGGCCCCTCGACGAGGCGGAGCGCGGCGACTGGTGGCGGGTGTTCCGCGACCCCGCCCTCGACCGGCTGATCCGCCTGATCGACGTCGACAACCAGAACCTGCGCGCCCAGGTCGCCGCCTACCGGCAGGCCCGCGCCCTGGTGCAGGAGGCCCGCGCCCAGCTGTTTCCCACGGCGCTCGGCGCTCCTTCGATCAGCCGCGCCAGCACCGGCGGGGTCGAGCGCACCACCCTGACGCTGCAAGGCTCGGCAACTTGGGAACTCGACCTGTTCGGGCGCATCCGGCGCACGATCGAGAGCGACGTCGCCGCCGCCCAGGCCAGCGCCGCCGACCTCGCCTCCGTGCGCCTCGCGCTGCAGACGCAACTCGCCACCGCCTACTACCAGCTCCGCTACCAGGAATCGCTTCAGAGCCTGCTCGAGCGCACCGCCCAGGCCTATCAGCGCTCGCTCGACATCACCCAGAACCAGTACAATGCCGGCGTCGCCGCCCGCTCGGACGTCATCACCGCTCAGACCCAGCTCCAGACCACCCAGGCCAATGCCATCGCGGTCGGGCTGCAGCGGGCGAACCTGGAGCATGCCATCGCGACGCTGATCGGCCGGCCGCCCTCCGAGGTGTCGCTGGCCCGCGGCGCCCTGCCGATGCGGCCGCCCGCCGTGCCGGTCAGCCTGCCCTCCGACCTGCTGGAGCGCCGGCCCGACATCGCGCTCGCCGAGCGCACCGTGCAGTCGCAGAGCGCCCAGATCGGCGTCGCGGTGGCTGCGTTCTTCCCGACCGTCACCCTCTCGGCGAGCGGCGGCATCGCGGGCGATCCGGCGCGCAACTTCTTTGCCGCCGCGAACACGTTCTGGTCGGTGGCGGCCTCCGGCAGCCAGGTGCTGTTCGACGGCGGCGCCCGCACGGCGGCGCTCCAGGCCGTCGAGGCGGCCTACGACTCGGCGGTCGCCAATTACCGGCAGACGGTGCTCGCGGCCTTCCAGCAGGTCGAGAACGGGCTCGCCGGCCAGCGCATCCTCGCCCGCCAGCAGGCGGCGCAGGAACTGGCGGTGCAGTCGTCGCGCCGGGCGGTCGAGATCGCGCTGAACGAGTATCGGGCCGGCACCCAGAACTACACCACCGTCGTCACCGCGCAGGCGCTGGAACTCAACAACGAGGTCACGGCTTTGCAGGTGCGGCTCAACCGCTTCACCAACGCGGTGTCGCTGATCGGCGCGATCGGCGGCGGCTGGGACACGCGCAGCCTGCCGAGCGGCGAGGAGCTGAAAGCCTTCCGGCCCCTGCCGATCGACAGCGGCCAGGCACCGCGGGTGGACGAGTAG
- a CDS encoding ABC transporter ATP-binding protein, whose product MTDPLLSVQDLSVAFRQGGRETRAVERVSFAIAPGETVALVGESGSGKSVTALSILRLVDGATPEGRILFKGRDLLTLSEPEMRAVRGADITMVFQEPMTSLNPLHRIAEQVGEVLRLHKGMSGEAARARTLELLNLVGIRDAERRLGAYPHELSGGQRQRVMIATALACEPDLLVADEPTTALDVTVQAQILALLADLKSRLGMAMLFITHDLGIVRRVADRVCVMLQGRIVETGPVAAVFSDPQHDYTKRLLAAEPKGRGNPVPDGAPILVEAGPIRVHFPIKTGLLRRTTGHVKAVDGVALSVREGETVGVVGESGSGKTTLGLAILRLIASDGPVVYLGRRIDGLSARAMRPLRREMQVVFQDPYGSLSPRMSVAEIVAEGLEVQGKGRSDAERRRTVARALDDVGLDPAAMDRYPHEFSGGQRQRIAIARAMALDPRFVVLDEPTSALDMSVQAQIVELLRELQRRRGLGYLFISHDLKVVRALANRVMVMQGGQVVEEGAAEEIFSAPRTEYTRALFAAAFDMAAAPAGAVSE is encoded by the coding sequence ATGACCGACCCGCTCCTTTCCGTCCAGGATCTCTCCGTCGCCTTCCGCCAGGGCGGGCGCGAGACTCGCGCCGTCGAGCGGGTGTCCTTCGCCATCGCGCCGGGCGAGACCGTGGCCCTCGTCGGCGAGTCGGGCTCCGGCAAGTCGGTGACCGCGCTGTCGATCCTGCGCCTCGTCGACGGCGCGACGCCGGAGGGGCGGATCCTGTTCAAGGGCCGCGACCTGCTGACCCTCTCCGAGCCGGAGATGCGCGCGGTCCGCGGCGCCGACATCACCATGGTGTTCCAGGAGCCGATGACCTCCTTGAACCCGCTGCACCGCATCGCCGAGCAGGTCGGCGAGGTGCTGCGGCTGCACAAGGGGATGAGCGGCGAGGCGGCCCGCGCCCGCACGCTGGAACTCCTGAACCTCGTCGGCATCCGCGACGCGGAGCGGCGCCTCGGCGCCTATCCGCACGAATTGTCGGGCGGGCAGCGCCAGCGGGTGATGATCGCGACGGCGCTCGCCTGCGAGCCGGACCTGCTGGTGGCCGACGAGCCGACGACCGCCCTCGACGTCACCGTCCAGGCCCAGATCCTGGCGCTGCTCGCCGACCTGAAGTCGCGCCTCGGCATGGCGATGCTGTTCATCACCCACGATCTCGGCATCGTGCGCCGCGTCGCCGACCGGGTCTGCGTGATGCTCCAGGGCCGCATCGTCGAGACCGGTCCGGTCGCCGCGGTATTTTCGGATCCACAACACGACTACACCAAGCGCCTGCTCGCCGCCGAGCCGAAGGGCCGCGGCAACCCGGTTCCGGACGGCGCCCCGATCCTGGTCGAGGCCGGGCCGATCCGGGTGCATTTCCCGATCAAGACCGGGCTCCTCCGGCGCACCACCGGCCACGTCAAGGCGGTGGACGGGGTGGCGCTCAGCGTGCGCGAGGGCGAGACCGTCGGGGTCGTCGGCGAATCGGGATCGGGCAAGACCACGCTCGGCCTCGCCATCCTGCGCCTCATCGCCTCGGACGGACCCGTGGTCTATCTCGGCCGGCGCATCGACGGGCTGTCGGCCCGCGCCATGCGGCCCCTGCGGCGCGAGATGCAGGTGGTGTTCCAGGATCCCTACGGCTCGCTCTCGCCCCGGATGTCGGTGGCCGAGATCGTCGCCGAGGGGCTGGAGGTGCAGGGGAAAGGCCGCAGCGATGCCGAGCGCCGCCGGACCGTCGCCCGGGCGCTCGACGATGTCGGGCTCGATCCGGCGGCGATGGACCGCTACCCGCACGAATTCTCCGGCGGTCAGCGCCAGCGCATCGCCATCGCCCGCGCCATGGCGCTCGATCCGCGCTTCGTCGTCCTCGACGAGCCGACCTCGGCCCTCGACATGTCGGTCCAGGCCCAGATCGTCGAGCTGCTGCGCGAACTCCAGCGCCGGCGCGGCCTCGGCTACCTGTTCATCAGCCACGACCTCAAGGTGGTCCGGGCGTTGGCCAACCGCGTGATGGTGATGCAGGGCGGCCAGGTGGTGGAGGAGGGCGCGGCGGAGGAGATCTTTTCTGCGCCCCGCACCGAATACACCCGCGCCCTGTTCGCCGCCGCCTTCGACATGGCGGCGGCCCCGGCCGGGGCGGTCAGCGAATGA
- a CDS encoding efflux RND transporter permease subunit, which yields MNLSAPFILRPVATTLLTLGVLLAGLFAFVRLPVAPLPQIDFPTILVQAQMPGASPDTMATTVAAPLERRLGQIADVDQMTSTSSVGSTRIVLQFGLDRDINGAARDVQAAINAARADLPTALRSNPTYRKFNPADAPILILGLTSKTLSPGALYDSAATVLAQKLSQLEGIGNVEIGGSSLPAVRVELDPHALFHYGIGLEGIRAALASANANSPKGAIEAGERRYQLYANDQGRKAADYQDIVVAYRNGAGVRLRDVGQVVDGVEDRRNLGLVNGQRGVLLIVYKQPGGNVVETIDRLKEALPQLKAALPGDTELIVTGDRSLTIRASLAEAERTLIISVGLVILVVFCFLRSARATLIPAVAVPISLVGTFAAMWLCDYSLDNISLMALIIAAGFVVDDAIVVLENIQRHIEDGRSRVEAALLGAREVGFTVLSMSLSLIAVFLPILLAGGLIGRFFQEFAVVLSLSILISLVVSLTTTPMMCARFLKAEVPGARPGLLARILEGAFSGLLGFYRVTLDRALRHGVTVMLVLLGAVVLNVYLYVIVPKGFFPQQDTGQMIGGIQADQRISFQAMSAKLRRAAAIVQADPAVESVVGFTGGRGTNSANVFVGLKPLGQRDPISDVMGRLRPKLSGIPGARLYLFPRQDFMVGGRQSFSQYQYTLQGDTSEDLYTWTPKLLEVMQKDPTFTDVTSDQQQGGLETRLVIDRPTAFRYGLTPDQIDNTLYDAFGQRQVSTIYNPLNQYHVVMEIAPRYLDNPETLKLIYVSTSGARARGAATTNAVAGTVASAATATTDANAAAAQVATDSARNAATNSIASAGRSSASSSAAVSSAKETMVPLSAFASFEAGSTPVQVSHQGLFVATTLSFNLAPGKSLSDATAAIDGHMRDLRMPATIHGEFAGAAKSFQSSSSRQPLLILAALLAVYAVLGILYESWVHPLTILSTLPSAGIGAILALMMAGEEFGVIALIAVILLIGIVKKNAIMMIDFALDAERTRSLSPRESIREACLLRFRPIMMTTLAALLGALPLILDGGEGSELRRPLGIAIVGGLIVSQVLTLYTTPVVYLYLDRFRLWVGRRRGSATRALPAE from the coding sequence GTGAACCTCTCCGCCCCCTTCATCCTGCGCCCGGTCGCGACCACCTTGCTCACCCTCGGGGTGCTGCTCGCCGGCCTGTTCGCCTTCGTGCGGCTGCCGGTGGCGCCGCTGCCGCAGATCGACTTCCCGACCATCCTGGTCCAGGCGCAGATGCCCGGCGCCAGCCCCGACACCATGGCGACCACCGTGGCCGCGCCCCTGGAGCGGCGCCTCGGCCAGATCGCCGATGTCGACCAGATGACCTCGACAAGCTCGGTCGGGTCGACCCGGATCGTGCTGCAATTCGGGCTCGACCGGGACATCAACGGCGCCGCCCGCGACGTGCAGGCGGCGATCAACGCGGCGCGGGCCGACCTGCCGACGGCGCTCCGCTCCAACCCGACCTACCGCAAGTTCAACCCGGCCGATGCGCCGATCCTGATCCTCGGCCTCACCTCCAAGACCCTGAGCCCCGGCGCGCTCTACGATTCCGCCGCGACCGTGCTCGCCCAGAAGCTGTCGCAGCTCGAAGGGATCGGCAATGTCGAGATCGGCGGCTCGTCGCTGCCGGCAGTGCGGGTCGAGCTCGATCCGCACGCCCTGTTCCATTACGGCATCGGGCTCGAGGGCATCCGCGCGGCGCTCGCCAGCGCCAACGCCAACTCGCCGAAAGGCGCGATCGAGGCCGGCGAGCGGCGCTACCAGCTCTACGCCAACGACCAGGGCCGCAAGGCCGCGGATTACCAGGACATCGTCGTCGCCTACCGCAACGGGGCGGGCGTCCGCCTGCGCGATGTCGGCCAGGTGGTCGACGGCGTCGAGGACCGGCGCAATCTCGGCCTCGTCAACGGCCAGCGCGGCGTGCTCTTGATCGTCTACAAGCAGCCCGGCGGCAACGTCGTCGAGACGATCGACCGGCTGAAGGAGGCGCTGCCGCAGCTCAAGGCGGCGCTGCCGGGCGACACCGAGCTGATCGTCACCGGCGACCGCTCGCTCACCATCCGGGCGTCGCTGGCGGAGGCCGAGCGCACGCTGATCATCTCGGTCGGCCTCGTGATCCTGGTGGTATTCTGTTTCCTGCGCTCGGCCCGGGCCACCCTGATCCCGGCGGTGGCGGTGCCGATCTCCCTGGTGGGCACCTTCGCCGCGATGTGGCTGTGCGACTACAGCCTCGACAACATCTCGCTGATGGCCCTCATCATCGCGGCCGGCTTCGTCGTCGACGACGCGATCGTGGTGCTGGAGAACATCCAGCGCCACATCGAGGACGGGCGCTCGCGGGTCGAGGCGGCTCTGCTCGGCGCCCGCGAGGTCGGGTTCACGGTCCTGTCGATGAGCCTGTCGCTCATCGCGGTGTTCCTGCCGATCCTGCTCGCCGGCGGCCTGATCGGGCGCTTCTTCCAGGAATTCGCCGTCGTCCTGTCGCTGTCGATCCTGATCTCGCTCGTCGTCTCGCTCACCACCACGCCGATGATGTGCGCCCGGTTCCTGAAAGCCGAGGTCCCCGGCGCCCGGCCGGGCCTGCTGGCGCGGATCCTGGAGGGGGCCTTCTCGGGGCTGCTCGGCTTCTACCGCGTCACCCTCGACCGGGCGCTCCGCCACGGCGTGACCGTGATGCTGGTGCTGCTTGGGGCGGTCGTCCTCAACGTCTACCTCTACGTGATCGTGCCCAAGGGGTTCTTCCCCCAGCAGGATACCGGCCAGATGATCGGCGGCATCCAGGCCGACCAGCGCATCTCGTTCCAGGCGATGAGCGCCAAGCTGCGCCGCGCCGCCGCGATCGTCCAGGCCGATCCGGCGGTCGAGAGCGTGGTCGGCTTCACCGGCGGAAGAGGCACCAACTCGGCCAACGTGTTCGTGGGCCTGAAACCCTTGGGACAGCGCGACCCGATCAGCGACGTGATGGGCCGCCTGCGGCCGAAACTCTCAGGGATCCCGGGCGCGCGGCTCTACCTGTTCCCGCGCCAGGACTTCATGGTCGGCGGGCGCCAGAGCTTCTCGCAGTACCAGTATACCCTCCAGGGCGACACCAGCGAGGACCTCTACACCTGGACCCCGAAGCTGCTGGAAGTGATGCAGAAGGACCCGACCTTCACCGACGTTACCTCCGACCAGCAGCAGGGCGGGCTGGAGACGCGCCTCGTCATCGACCGCCCCACCGCCTTCCGCTACGGCCTGACCCCGGACCAGATCGACAACACCCTCTACGACGCCTTCGGCCAGCGCCAGGTCTCGACGATCTACAACCCGCTGAACCAGTACCACGTCGTGATGGAGATCGCGCCGCGCTACCTCGACAACCCCGAGACCCTGAAGCTCATCTACGTCTCGACCTCCGGCGCGCGGGCCCGCGGCGCGGCCACCACCAACGCGGTGGCCGGCACGGTCGCGAGCGCCGCCACCGCGACCACCGACGCGAACGCCGCCGCCGCCCAGGTCGCCACCGATTCGGCCCGCAACGCCGCCACCAACTCCATCGCCTCGGCCGGGCGCTCCAGCGCCTCGTCGAGCGCCGCGGTCAGCAGCGCCAAGGAGACGATGGTGCCGCTCTCGGCGTTCGCCAGCTTCGAGGCCGGCTCGACCCCGGTCCAGGTCAGCCACCAGGGCCTGTTCGTGGCGACCACGCTGTCGTTCAACCTCGCGCCGGGCAAGAGCCTGAGCGACGCCACCGCGGCCATCGACGGCCATATGCGCGACCTGCGGATGCCGGCGACCATCCACGGCGAGTTCGCCGGTGCGGCGAAGAGCTTCCAGTCCTCGTCCTCGCGCCAGCCGCTGCTCATCCTGGCGGCCCTGCTCGCGGTCTATGCCGTGCTCGGCATCCTCTACGAGAGCTGGGTCCACCCGCTGACCATCCTGTCGACCCTCCCGTCGGCCGGCATCGGGGCGATCCTGGCGCTGATGATGGCCGGCGAGGAGTTCGGGGTGATCGCGCTCATCGCGGTGATCCTGCTCATCGGCATCGTGAAGAAGAATGCGATCATGATGATCGACTTCGCGCTCGACGCCGAGCGCACCCGGTCCTTGAGCCCGCGGGAGTCGATCCGCGAAGCCTGCCTCTTGCGCTTCCGGCCGATCATGATGACAACCCTGGCCGCACTCCTCGGAGCTTTGCCGCTGATTCTCGACGGCGGCGAGGGCTCCGAGCTGCGCCGTCCCCTCGGCATCGCCATCGTCGGCGGCCTCATCGTGAGCCAGGTCCTGACCCTCTACACCACCCCCGTCGTCTACCTGTACCTCGACCGGTTCCGGCTCTGGGTCGGCCGCCGCCGGGGCTCCGCCACGCGGGCGCTGCCGGCCGAATGA